From the Theobroma cacao cultivar B97-61/B2 chromosome 2, Criollo_cocoa_genome_V2, whole genome shotgun sequence genome, one window contains:
- the LOC18608348 gene encoding pentatricopeptide repeat-containing protein At2g17210, with translation MRFPTNLWGSKLPSWSLRIKESYRVGKWLEVFSHYQEMKRYGVHPSDPSVFPPILKACLNLSPTDGKSVHACLIKQGYQSFASIGNSIVDFYMKCGDLESALGAFDCMQNRDSVSWNIIIYGHLDQGVLKEGLRWFNKARVAGFAPNASTLVLVIQACRSIGAYHEGLEIHGYTIRSGLCAIDSIQNSLLSMYMDTDLMGARILFDEMCNKDVISWSVMIEGYVQIEEAEIGLKLFQEMVSEDGIQPDGVTTASVLKACARLEDIHMGKLVHGVVIRRGDNNDLFIGNTLIDMYSKCKDVDSAFQVYREMSQKNIVSWNSIISGFVLNEKYSEALLLFNLMGKEGVEVDEVTLVNFLQICKHFVYPSQCKSVHCIIIRQKYESNESVINSLIDAYAKCNLVDHAWKLFDGLKERDVVSWSTMVAGLAHCGKPDEAVGVFCEMSKTMEKPTGITIINLLGACSLSAELRRSKWAHGVAIRSGFAADVAVATAIVDMYAKCGAIDTSRKVFDGMPEKNVLSWSAMVAAYGMNGLPREALALLPEMKLQGLKPNSVTTLSALSACSHGGLIEEGLSFLKSMVHEYGTVLGLEHYSCVIDMLGRAGKLDSAVELINHIPDGHKAGASAWGAILSACRSHGNSELGAGALSHVLELEPMNSAGYLLGSSMYAAEGLWGSATRMRRLVKERGLTVSAGYSLVHVGDRAWRFLAGDCSNPRAQEVDIMVTQLHSCMNIDERIHSRVVEC, from the coding sequence ATGCGCTTTCCGACAAACCTCTGGGGTTCAAAGCTCCCAAGCTGGAGTTTGAGAATCAAAGAATCATACCGTGTTGGAAAATGGCTAGAGGTGTTTTCTCACTATCAGGAGATGAAGAGATATGGAGTTCATCCATCAGATCCTTCAGTGTTCCCTCCCATTCTCAAAGCATGTCTGAACCTCTCCCCCACAGATGGGAAATCAGTCCATGCATGTTTGATCAAACAAGGTTATCAATCATTTGCTTCCATTGGGAATTCCATTGTGGACTTTTACATGAAATGTGGGGACTTGGAATCAGCATTGGGTGCTTTTGATTGCATGCAGAATAGGGATTCAGTGTCTtggaatattattatttatgggCACCTTGATCAGGGTGTTCTAAAAGAAGGTTTAAGGTGGTTTAATAAGGCTAGGGTAGCTGGGTTTGCACCGAATGCTTCCACATTGGTTCTTGTAATTCAGGCATGCCGCAGTATTGGAGCTTACCATGAAGGATTAGAAATTCATGGGTACACGATTAGGAGTGGATTATGTGCCATTGACTCTATTCAGAACTCCTTGTTGAGCATGTATATGGATACAGACTTAATGGGCGCGCGAATcttgtttgatgaaatgtgtAATAAAGATGTTATCTCTTGGAGTGTGATGATTGAGGGTTATGTGCAAATTGAGGAAGCAGAAATTGGCTTGAAGTTGTTCCAGGAAATGGTGTCTGAGGATGGGATCCAACCAGATGGTGTAACCACAGCAAGTGTTCTAAAGGCCTGCGCAAGATTAGAGGACATTCATATGGGAAAGTTGGTCCATGGAGTGGTGATCAGAAGAGGAGACAATAATGATTTGTTTATAGGGAATACCTTAATTGATATGTATTCAAAGTGCAAGGATGTTGATTCTGCCTTTCAAGTTTACAGGGAGATGTCTCAAAAGAACATTGTTTCATGGAATTCTATCATATCTGGATTTGTCCTCAATGAGAAGTATTCAGAAGCTTTATTGCTGTTTAATTTGATGGGGAAGGAAGGAGTTGAGGTAGATGAGGTGACTCTTGTGAATTTTCTtcaaatatgcaaacattttGTGTACCCATCTCAGTGCAAGTCTGTTCACTGTATAATAATCAGACAGAAGTATGAATCGAATGAATCAGTCATAAATTCTTTAATCGACGCTTATGCGAAGTGCAATCTTGTTGATCATGCATGGAAACTTTTCGATGGCTTGAAGGAAAGGGATGTGGTGTCATGGAGCACCATGGTAGCTGGATTAGCTCACTGTGGCAAGCCTGATGAGGCAGTTGGGGTTTTCTGCGAGATGAGCAAAACAATGGAGAAGCCCACTGGCATTACCATCATAAATCTTCTTGGAGCGTGTTCTCTTTCTGCTGAACTGAGAAGGTCAAAATGGGCCCATGGAGTTGCAATCAGAAGTGGCTTTGCAGCCGATGTAGCTGTTGCAACTGCAATTGTTGATATGTATGCAAAATGTGGTGCCATTGATACCTCCAGAAAGGTCTTCGATGGAATGCCAGAGAAAAATGTCTTGTCATGGAGTGCCATGGTAGCAGCGTATGGTATGAATGGTCTTCCCAGAGAAGCATTGGCATTGCTCCCAGAAATGAAATTGCAGGGTCTGAAGCCGAACTCTGTAACTACTCTCTCAGCACTATCTGCATGTAGTCATGGAGGGTTAATTGAAGAAggcctttcttttttaaaatcaatggTCCATGAATATGGGACAGTGCTCGGGTTGGAACATTATTCGTGCGTGATTGACATGTTGGGTCGTGCTGGAAAGCTTGACAGTGCGGTGGAATTGATTAACCACATCCCTGATGGTCATAAGGCTGGTGCAAGTGCTTGGGGAGCTATTTTGAGTGCCTGTAGAAGCCATGGAAACAGTGAGCTTGGTGCAGGAGCTCTCTCTCATGTTCTTGAGCTGGAGCCTATGAACTCAGCAGGATATTTGCTTGGATCAAGCATGTATGCTGCGGAAGGTTTATGGGGAAGCGCAACGAGAATGAGACGGTTGGTGAAAGAGAGAGGGCTGACGGTCTCTGCTGGCTACAGCTTGGTTCATGTTGGCGACCGAGCTTGGAGATTTCTTGCAGGGGATTGCTCCAACCCCCGCGCTCAAGAGGTAGACATCATGGTTACGCAGCTTCATAGTTGCATGAATATTGACGAAAGGATTCACTCGCGAGTTGTTGAATGCTGA
- the LOC18608350 gene encoding dehydrodolichyl diphosphate synthase 6 gives MTLHMEKGGISISARRFLWKLSYLQRKCIFSVLSVGRLPTHISFIMDGNRRYGEQRNLKEGAGHKAGYLALMLMVIYCCELGIKYITAYAFSIDNFKRGPDKVQYIMDLMLEKIELELSKKDSLFSRYGVKVHFSGNMELLSDPIKDAAKRLMVATANNSNTLLTVCFAYTSRNEILHAIQETCQEKLAQIQLQESISEGRISMCNPGQGNHVLKLADIEKHMYMAIAPDPDIIIRTSGENRLSNFLLWQSANSCLISFSQLWPGISCWHLVWAVLNFQRNHYYLEKKKKKQI, from the coding sequence ATGACCCTGCATATGGAGAAAGGTGGAATAAGTATATCAGCAAGACGGTTCCTCTGGAAACTGAGCTACTTACAACGAAAATGCATATTCTCTGTTCTTTCTGTTGGTAGACTCCCTACTCACATTTCCTTCATAATGGATGGAAATAGAAGATATGGAGAGCAGCGAAACCTTAAAGAGGGGGCAGGACACAAAGCTGGGTATTTGGCCCTCATGCTCATGGTTATTTACTGCTGTGAACTGgggataaaatatataacagCCTACGCCTTCAGCATCGATAATTTCAAGCGTGGGCCTGACAAAGTTCAATATATCATGGATCTGATGCTGGAGAAGATCGAACTAgaattaagtaaaaaagatAGCTTATTTAGCCGCTATGGAGTCAAGGTTCATTTCTCAGGGAACATGGAACTCTTAAGCGACCCCATTAAGGATGCAGCCAAGAGACTGATGGTGGCTACCGCCAACAACTCTAATACTTTGCTCACAGTCTGCTTTGCCTACACTTCCAGGAATGAAATCCTACATGCTATTCAAGAAACTTGTCAAGAAAAGCTGGCTCAGATTCAACTTCAGGAGTCGATTTCAGAAGGGAGGATCAGCATGTGTAATCCGGGGCAGGGCAACCACGTTTTAAAGTTAGCAGATATTGAGAAGCACATGTACATGGCAATTGCACCTGATCCTGACATTATAATTCGTACTTCAGGTGAAAATCGGCTGAGTAATTTCCTGCTGTGGCAAAGTGCTAATAGCTGTttgatttctttctctcaGCTTTGGCCTGGGATTAGTTGTTGGCATCTGGTTTGGGCGGTTTTGAACTTCCAGCGAAACCACTATTatttggagaagaaaaaaaagaagcaaatatGA
- the LOC18608349 gene encoding probable galacturonosyltransferase 3 isoform X2, with protein MTYMEAGSRSFWRFDSVLLTCFIFVFFSIVNADADISDNKTTGRGLKAYQPQYDRKDIDIIATYSDASGTVRTSRVKMKDLSASWVLENPSNGDPDNLKGPQVLKLKDSYQPRKTFEGMVEHFIDDHQLEEGEIQSLQRASWSPVKFKRQILRQKRRDFRTAELIRQDKEADKQMQATAAIESLTNMDTVGKGKYSLWRKDFENPNSDSTLKLMRDQIIMAKAYANIAKSKNQNALYNSLLKCVRESLHVIGEANSDAELHPSALDHAKAMGHALSIAKDQLYDCLTVARKLRAMLQSAEDNVGSLKKRSAFLIQLAAKTVPKPLHCLPLQLAADYFIDGYQNKKDLNKEKLEDPSLYHYAIFSDNVLATSVVVNSTVLHANEPEKHVFHIVTDKLNFAAMKMWFILNAPEKATIQVENIDDFKWLNSSYCSVLRQLESSRVKEYYFKANHPSSLSVGSDHLKYRNPKYLSMLNHLRFYLPEVYPKLHKILFLDDDIVVQKDLTPLWDVDLQGMVNGAVETCKESFHRFDKYLNFSNPKISENFDSNACGWAFGMNIFDLKEWRKRNITGIYHRWQDMNEDRTLWKLGTLPPGLITFYNLTYPLDRKWHVLGLGYDPALNQTEIENAAVIHYNGNYKPWLDLAIAKYKSYWSKYVKVDNYYLRLCNISE; from the exons ATGACATAT ATGGAAGCAGGTTCGAGGAGTTTCTGGCGCTTCGATTCCGTTCTACTCACCTGTTTCATATTT GTTTTTTTCAGTATTGTTAATGCTGATGCAGACATATCAGATAATAAAACAAC TGGAAGGGGACTTAAAGCATATCAGCCGCAGTATGACAGAAAG GATATTGACATAATTGCAACTTACAGCGATGCTTCTGGCACTGTTAGAACTAGTAGGGTGAAAATGAAGGACCTTTCTGCTTCATGGGTTCTGGAAAACCCTAGTAATGGAGATCCTGACAACCTTAAGGGCCCACAG GTGCTTAAACTGAAAGATTCATATCAACCTAGGAAAACATTTGAAGGAATGGTTGAACATTTTATAGATGATCATCAGTTGGAGGAAGGTGAAATTCAAAGTCTTCAGAGGGCATCATGGAGCCCTGTGAAGTTCAAGCGTCAG ATATTGCGGCAAAAAAGGAGGGATTTCCGTACTGCAGAACTCATCCGTCAAGATAAAGAGGCTGACAAGCAGATGCAAGCAACAGCAGCAATTGAGAGCTTGACAAATATGGACACTGTTGGCAAGGGAAAATACAGCCTATggagaaaagattttgaaaatccTAATTCTGATTCTACCTTGAAGCTTATGCGTGACCAGATTATTATGGCGAAGGCATATGCAAACATTGCTAAGTCTAAGaaccaaaatgccctttacaattctcttttGAAATGTGTCAGAGAAAGTCTACATGTTATTGGAGAAGCAAATTCTGATGCTGAGCTTCATCCAAG TGCACTTGATCATGCAAAAGCAATGGGCCATGCTCTGTCTATAGCAAAGGATCAACTCTATGATTGTCTCACAGTTGCAAGAAAGCTTCGAGCCATGCTTCAGTCAGCAGAAGATAATGTAGGTTCACTGAAGAAAAGGAGTGCCTTCTTGATTCAGCTAGCTGCAAAAACTGTCCCAAAACCATTGCATTGCCTACCTCTGCAGCTAGCAGCAGACTACTTCATTGATGgatatcaaaacaaaaaggatCTTAATAAAGAAAAGCTTGAAGACCCTTCTCTATACCATTATGCCATCTTTTCTGATAACGTACTGGCAACATCTGTGGTTGTCAATTCTACAGTGCTGCATGCAAATGAGCCTGAGAAACATGTTTTCCATATAGTCACTGATAAACTGAATtttgctgcaatgaaaatgTGGTTTATCTTGAATGCACCTGAAAAAGCAACAATCCAGGTTGAGAACATCGATGATTTCAAGTGGCTGAATTCCTCTTACTGTTCTGTTCTTCGTCAACTTGAATCTTCCAGAGTTAAAGAATATTATTTCAAGGCAAATCACCCATCCTCTCTTTCTGTTGGATCTGACCATCTCAAATACAGGAATCCGAAATACTTATCGATGCTGAATCATCTTAGATTCTACCTTCCTGAAGTGTACCCAAAACTCCACAAGATCCTATttttggatgatgatattgtagTTCAGAAAGATTTGACACCTCTTTGGGATGTAGATCTGCAAGGAATGGTGAATGGTGCAGTGGAGACCTGCAAAGAGAGCTTTCATAGATTTGACAAGTATCTCAACTTCTCCAATCCAAAAATCTCAGAGAATTTTGACTCAAATGCTTGTGGTTGGGCATTTGGGATGAATATTTTTGATTTGAAGGAATGGAGAAAGCGAAACATAACAGGAATATATCATCGTTGGCAAGATATG AATGAGGATAGAACTCTTTGGAAGCTGGGCACATTGCCGCCAGGACTGATCACATTCTATAACTTGACTTATCCACTGGATCGAAAATGGCATGTCTTAGGACTTGGGTATGACCCAGCCCTCAACCAAACTGAGATAGAAAATGCAGCTGTCATCCATTACAATGGAAACTATAAGCCATGGTTGGATCTGGCCATCGCCAAGTACAAGTCATACTGGTCTAAATATGTAAAGGTCGATAACTATTATTTACGACTCTGCAACATAAGTGAATAA
- the LOC18608349 gene encoding probable galacturonosyltransferase 3 isoform X1 — protein MTYMEAGSRSFWRFDSVLLTCFIFVFFSIVNADADISDNKTTGRGLKAYQPQYDRKEEDASSAALILNDSEKDIDIIATYSDASGTVRTSRVKMKDLSASWVLENPSNGDPDNLKGPQVLKLKDSYQPRKTFEGMVEHFIDDHQLEEGEIQSLQRASWSPVKFKRQILRQKRRDFRTAELIRQDKEADKQMQATAAIESLTNMDTVGKGKYSLWRKDFENPNSDSTLKLMRDQIIMAKAYANIAKSKNQNALYNSLLKCVRESLHVIGEANSDAELHPSALDHAKAMGHALSIAKDQLYDCLTVARKLRAMLQSAEDNVGSLKKRSAFLIQLAAKTVPKPLHCLPLQLAADYFIDGYQNKKDLNKEKLEDPSLYHYAIFSDNVLATSVVVNSTVLHANEPEKHVFHIVTDKLNFAAMKMWFILNAPEKATIQVENIDDFKWLNSSYCSVLRQLESSRVKEYYFKANHPSSLSVGSDHLKYRNPKYLSMLNHLRFYLPEVYPKLHKILFLDDDIVVQKDLTPLWDVDLQGMVNGAVETCKESFHRFDKYLNFSNPKISENFDSNACGWAFGMNIFDLKEWRKRNITGIYHRWQDMNEDRTLWKLGTLPPGLITFYNLTYPLDRKWHVLGLGYDPALNQTEIENAAVIHYNGNYKPWLDLAIAKYKSYWSKYVKVDNYYLRLCNISE, from the exons ATGACATAT ATGGAAGCAGGTTCGAGGAGTTTCTGGCGCTTCGATTCCGTTCTACTCACCTGTTTCATATTT GTTTTTTTCAGTATTGTTAATGCTGATGCAGACATATCAGATAATAAAACAAC TGGAAGGGGACTTAAAGCATATCAGCCGCAGTATGACAGAAAG GAAGAGGATGCTTCCTCTGCTGCTCTAATTCTCAATGACAGTGAGAAG GATATTGACATAATTGCAACTTACAGCGATGCTTCTGGCACTGTTAGAACTAGTAGGGTGAAAATGAAGGACCTTTCTGCTTCATGGGTTCTGGAAAACCCTAGTAATGGAGATCCTGACAACCTTAAGGGCCCACAG GTGCTTAAACTGAAAGATTCATATCAACCTAGGAAAACATTTGAAGGAATGGTTGAACATTTTATAGATGATCATCAGTTGGAGGAAGGTGAAATTCAAAGTCTTCAGAGGGCATCATGGAGCCCTGTGAAGTTCAAGCGTCAG ATATTGCGGCAAAAAAGGAGGGATTTCCGTACTGCAGAACTCATCCGTCAAGATAAAGAGGCTGACAAGCAGATGCAAGCAACAGCAGCAATTGAGAGCTTGACAAATATGGACACTGTTGGCAAGGGAAAATACAGCCTATggagaaaagattttgaaaatccTAATTCTGATTCTACCTTGAAGCTTATGCGTGACCAGATTATTATGGCGAAGGCATATGCAAACATTGCTAAGTCTAAGaaccaaaatgccctttacaattctcttttGAAATGTGTCAGAGAAAGTCTACATGTTATTGGAGAAGCAAATTCTGATGCTGAGCTTCATCCAAG TGCACTTGATCATGCAAAAGCAATGGGCCATGCTCTGTCTATAGCAAAGGATCAACTCTATGATTGTCTCACAGTTGCAAGAAAGCTTCGAGCCATGCTTCAGTCAGCAGAAGATAATGTAGGTTCACTGAAGAAAAGGAGTGCCTTCTTGATTCAGCTAGCTGCAAAAACTGTCCCAAAACCATTGCATTGCCTACCTCTGCAGCTAGCAGCAGACTACTTCATTGATGgatatcaaaacaaaaaggatCTTAATAAAGAAAAGCTTGAAGACCCTTCTCTATACCATTATGCCATCTTTTCTGATAACGTACTGGCAACATCTGTGGTTGTCAATTCTACAGTGCTGCATGCAAATGAGCCTGAGAAACATGTTTTCCATATAGTCACTGATAAACTGAATtttgctgcaatgaaaatgTGGTTTATCTTGAATGCACCTGAAAAAGCAACAATCCAGGTTGAGAACATCGATGATTTCAAGTGGCTGAATTCCTCTTACTGTTCTGTTCTTCGTCAACTTGAATCTTCCAGAGTTAAAGAATATTATTTCAAGGCAAATCACCCATCCTCTCTTTCTGTTGGATCTGACCATCTCAAATACAGGAATCCGAAATACTTATCGATGCTGAATCATCTTAGATTCTACCTTCCTGAAGTGTACCCAAAACTCCACAAGATCCTATttttggatgatgatattgtagTTCAGAAAGATTTGACACCTCTTTGGGATGTAGATCTGCAAGGAATGGTGAATGGTGCAGTGGAGACCTGCAAAGAGAGCTTTCATAGATTTGACAAGTATCTCAACTTCTCCAATCCAAAAATCTCAGAGAATTTTGACTCAAATGCTTGTGGTTGGGCATTTGGGATGAATATTTTTGATTTGAAGGAATGGAGAAAGCGAAACATAACAGGAATATATCATCGTTGGCAAGATATG AATGAGGATAGAACTCTTTGGAAGCTGGGCACATTGCCGCCAGGACTGATCACATTCTATAACTTGACTTATCCACTGGATCGAAAATGGCATGTCTTAGGACTTGGGTATGACCCAGCCCTCAACCAAACTGAGATAGAAAATGCAGCTGTCATCCATTACAATGGAAACTATAAGCCATGGTTGGATCTGGCCATCGCCAAGTACAAGTCATACTGGTCTAAATATGTAAAGGTCGATAACTATTATTTACGACTCTGCAACATAAGTGAATAA
- the LOC18608347 gene encoding uncharacterized protein LOC18608347 — protein MAPGLRTTSGTPPSSRKRHLSDCAKPTTPPPLDLSSPKKTRDLPNLTECQACGSRTDTANGKNRIQTLYSEWRIVLLCSRCYHRVDSSEICSYCFKEASEDYFSCGQCKRSLHKTCFLNCKSVPPWSFSICGSEFTVCIDCWVPKQIARKRGNFRRNKKAKNSSILDNRDGGGAKLLESVVKDANYAMGKKVEAAVKAREMAVKKAIVAKRAVELASNALEECDDAELAFRLHRAMNSSPRISKNRILGDQNGLEFLIAGNRVFSGLKPTEIVYARRSQKPTQIVYAWCGNEPTEMVYVRRRKKPTKLVYKRRRKHSECKEDCGVEIRMKEREESCSSLLLNSSGFHSSMKSESKPCNYQDDCTVFKDTRSDVKLVHYLLTYSRKKSNSKETPNGKIKFLCEEYNLESQATGPRLPESLMISTSTLQHCDIPHQAAAGASDS, from the coding sequence ATGGCACCCGGTCTCAGAACGACATCCGGCACCCCTCCCTCTTCTCGCAAGCGCCACCTCTCCGATTGCGCTAAGCCCACAACTCCGCCGCCGTTGGATCTCTCTTCCCCCAAAAAGACCCGGGACCTCCCCAACTTGACAGAATGCCAAGCCTGCGGATCCCGAACCGACACCGCCAACGGCAAGAACCGAATTCAAACGCTTTACAGCGAGTGGCGCATTGTTCTCCTCTGCTCTAGATGTTATCATCGCGTTGACTCATCCGAAATCTGCTCTTATTGTTTTAAAGAAGCCTCCGAAGATTACTTTTCTTGTGGCCAATGTAAGCGTTCCCTTCacaaaacttgttttttaaATTGCAAATCTGTTCCGCCGTGGTCCTTCTCTATTTGCGGTTCGGAATTTACGGTTTGCATCGATTGTTGGGTCCCCAAACAGATTGCTCGTAAAAGGGGTAATTTCAGGCGCAATAAGAAAGCCAAGAATTCTAGCATTTTGGATAATAGAGACGGTGGGGGGGCTAAGTTGTTGGAATCTGTAGTGAAAGATGCGAATTATGCGATGGGGAAGAAGGTTGAGGCGGCAGTTAAGGCTAGGGAAATGGCGGTTAAGAAAGCCATTGTGGCCAAGCGGGCTGTGGAATTGGCGAGTAATGCATTGGAAGAGTGTGATGATGCTGAATTGGCGTTTCGGTTGCATAGGGCAATGAATAGTTCGCCTAGGATTTCAAAGAATAGAATATTGGGTGATCAAAATGGTTTGGAGTTTTTGATTGCTGGTAATAGGGTTTTCAGTGGCTTGAAACCAACTGAGATAGTTTATGCTCGGCGTAGTCAGAAACCAACCCAGATAGTTTATGCTTGGTGTGGAAATGAACCAACTGAGATGGTTTATGTACGGCGCAGAAAGAAACCAACTAAGTTAGTTTATAAACGGCGTAGAAAGCACAGCGAATGCAAGGAAGATTGTGGTGTTGAAATAAGAATGAAGGAGAGAGAGGAGAGTTGTTCTAGTTTGTTGTTGAACTCAAGTGGGTTTCATAGTAGCATGAAATCTGAGTCTAAACCTTGTAATTACCAAGATGACTGTACTGTCTTTAAGGATACACGGTCTGATGTGAAACTTGTTCATTATTTGTTAACCTACAGTAGGAAGAAATCAAACTCGAAGGAAACTCCAAATGGCAAAATTAAGTTCCTGTGTGAGGAATATAACCTTGAAAGTCAGGCTACAGGTCCTCGACTGCCAGAATCTCTAATGATCTCAACTTCAACACTCCAACATTGTGATATTCCTCATCAAGCTGCAGCTGGTGCAAGTGACTCGTAG